One Thermodesulfobacteriota bacterium genomic window carries:
- a CDS encoding PEP-CTERM sorting domain-containing protein has product MKKTLFAAAALAMTMVATTQAQAYFEEYDLLRVTYDTTTNRQIITDLGDVRTLVTGTNVIVGAGENNTNPLALSDYGTTNWADIRMAYVAKGSLASKDVWLSHNLESGVTSGNRKFGSFQSSYGGSLAFGDNPANHTSPNSDLATAVGLKTDPQGYYGMFDLGGGAVGSYNQFLGIYAQWGSSESSLGALSTVGYVDTYLHFFDFGDNPLPGANVAVIRTMADGSTVINPVPVPGSMLLLGSGLAGLLGLRRRN; this is encoded by the coding sequence ATGAAGAAGACGCTGTTCGCCGCCGCCGCCCTGGCCATGACCATGGTGGCCACCACCCAGGCCCAGGCCTATTTCGAGGAATACGACCTGCTGCGGGTGACCTACGACACCACCACCAACCGCCAGATCATCACCGACCTGGGCGACGTCCGCACCCTGGTCACCGGCACCAACGTGATCGTGGGCGCCGGCGAGAACAACACCAACCCCCTGGCCCTGTCCGACTACGGCACCACCAACTGGGCCGACATCCGGATGGCGTATGTTGCCAAGGGCAGCCTCGCGTCCAAGGACGTGTGGCTGAGCCACAACCTGGAGAGCGGGGTCACCAGCGGCAACCGCAAGTTCGGCAGTTTTCAGTCCTCGTATGGCGGGAGCCTTGCCTTTGGCGACAACCCCGCCAACCACACCAGCCCCAACAGCGATCTGGCCACGGCAGTGGGCCTCAAGACCGATCCCCAGGGCTACTATGGAATGTTCGACCTTGGCGGTGGCGCTGTCGGCTCGTACAACCAATTCCTGGGTATCTACGCCCAGTGGGGCTCCTCCGAGAGCAGCCTGGGCGCCCTGAGCACCGTGGGCTACGTGGACACCTACCTGCACTTCTTCGATTTCGGTGACAACCCCCTCCCTGGTGCCAACGTGGCCGTGATCCGGACCATGGCTGACGGCTCCACCGTCATCAACCCGGTGCCGGTTCCCGGCTCGATGCTGCTCCTGGGCTCCGGGCTGGCCGGCCTCCTGGGCCTGCGCCGCCGCAACTAG